Sequence from the Maribellus comscasis genome:
ATGTTACCCAGAGGAACATGTATGTTACCGGAGGAATTGGGAGTTCGAGGTCAAATGAAGGATTCACCGAGGATTATGACCTGCCAAACAAAACGGCCTACTGTGAAACATGTGCTTCAATTGGTATGGTTTTCTGGAATAACCGGATGAACCTGCTATCAAAAGATGCCAAATATGTTGATATACTGGAGCGTTCCCTGTACAACGGCGTGTTATCAGGTGTAAACCTCGAAGGGAATTTGTTTTTCTATGTCAATCCCTTGGAATCAGATGGAGATCATCATCGTCAACGGTGGTTTGGGTGTGCTTGTTGCCCGAGCAATATTTCACGTTTTGTTCCTTCCATTGGAAGTTACATTTATCTGAAAAATGATAACGAGGTGTTTGTAAACCTCTACATCGGAAACGAAGCAAACTTTAAACTGGCAAACACAAATGTTCATCTTACCCAAAAAACCAATTACCCATGGGATGGTGAAATTGCCATTTCCATTGACCCGGAAACTTCAGTTCCTTTTAATCTAAAACTGAGAATCCCTGGTTGGTGTAAAAGCTTCGGGGCCTCGTTAAACGGAAAAACAATAGAAGTTTCTTCCATTGAAGATGGCTATTTGTCAATTGAAAGAAAATGGGCTCCGGGAGATAAGATAGCACTTTCACTGGAGATGCCTGTTGAATTGATAAAAGCGGATGACCGAGTGGCTGAAAACAAAAATAAAAGAGCTGTTCAAAGAGGTCCGTTGGTTTATTGCGTGGAACAAATCGATAACGCCACAACAAACATCGATGAGATAACCATAAGCCGGAATAATATATTTACGATAACTCAGGGAGAGGGCAAGCTGAACAATATGAAGGTATTGACAACAACAGATAAGGCTAATAAATTAACGTTTATTCCTTATTTTGCCTGGGACAACAGGGAGCCGGGCAAAATGGAAGTCTGGATCAACTATAAAAATCAAAGTTCACTTTATACCAACTAAATTCAAAATGAAAAAAATAAACATTATCACAATACTATTTTTGCTGGCCTGCTTTTCTTCTTTTTCAAAAGAGAAACGCAACGCGCATTACATAACCAACCAGGCTCCGCTGATTGCACAACCCTACACTGCACTTCCCATTGGTGCAATCCAGGCAGAAGGATTTTTGCTGGAAATGCTAAAAACCCAACGCGACGGACTGACAGGGAATCTTGACAGCGTTTACAGTATCGTTTGTGGCGACAACAACGGCTGGCTCGGCGGTACCGGCGACGGTTGGGAACGTGGCCCTTACTGGCTCGATGGGTTGGTTCCGCTTGCCTATTTGCTAAATGACGAAGCACTTAAAACAAAAGCGCAGAAATGGATTGAGTGGAGCATCAACAATCAGCGTGAAGACGGTTATTTCGGGCCCAAAGATTTACCCGGGAATTATGAAAAAATCCCGGGAACACAACAGGGAATGCGTAACGACTGGTGGCCCAAAATGGTAATGTTAAAAGTATTGCAGCAATACTATATGGCAACAGGTGATGAAAGGGTAATATCGTTAATGACAAATTATTTTAAATATCAACTAAAAATGTTACCTGAAAATGAGCTGGGTTATGTTACATTTTGGGCGAATCGCAGAGGTGGTGATAATTTGGCAGTGGTTTACTGGCTCTACAACATAACCGGAGATAAATTTTTACTTGATCTGGCAGAAATCATTCACAAACAAACTTTCGACTGGACCGATGTTTATTCAGGAAACATAATCAGGAAGTTAAACCCCCTACCCGATTTACATTGTGTAAATGTAGCCCAGGGATTAAAAGAACCGATTGTGTATTACCAGCAGCACCCCGAAGAAAAATACCTGGAATCAGTAAAAAAGGGATTGTCTTCGTTAAACGACGTCCATGGTTTTGTAAACGGTATGTATGGTGGCGACGAAATGTTGCATGGCAATGACCCGACACAAGGTTCAGAATTATGCTCTGCTGTGGAAATGATGTTTTGTTTCGAAAACATTCTTCCCGTTACCGGTGATGTATATTATGCCGACTACCTTGAAAAAATAGCATACAATGTTCTTCCTACGCAAATTACCGACGATTTTACAGGAAAACAATATTTCCAGCAAGCCAACCAGATAGAGATAACCGACAAGGAACGAAACTTTTTTAACGATAAGGTAGCCCGGATTTGTTTTGGTACAACTACCGGTTACCCATGCTGTTTAACCAACATGCACCAAGGATGGCCTAAATTTGTACAGAACACCTGGTACGCAACAGTCGACAACGGACTTGCTGCCCTTGTTTACGGACCTACAAAAGTAACAGCCAAAGTGGCAAATGGTGAAACGGTTACAATTACTGAATCAACAGATTATCCGTTCAAAGAAAAAATAAACTTCACGATTGAGACCCAAAACAACGTTAAATTCCCGTTCCACCTGCGTATTCCGGAATGGTGCAAATCGGCCACTGTTTTGGTTAACGGGGCAGTACAAAACGCTCCGTCGGAAAATGGTATTATTGTACTGAACCGGGAATGGAAACCGGGAGATAAAGTGGAACTAAACCTTTCCATGGATTTCCGGTTTAGTCGCTGGCACGAACAATCGCTGGGGATTGAACGCGGCCCGCTGGTTTATGCTTTACGAATAGAGGAAGACTGGCGTGAAGTAAAAACCGACGAATTTAAAGATACGTTTTGGGAAGTTCTGCCCCAATCGCCATGGAACTATGCGATTTGGGACAAAACTGTTGAAGACGCAGATTTTGAGATTAATATATTGGAGGATATAAAATCTTATCCATGGAATCTTGAGAATGCACCGATTACAGTAAAAACAAAGGCACGAAGGATGCCCATCTGGAAAGAAGAAAAAGGGATGGCTGGAAAAACTCCGTCGCCGGCATGGCCATACCGCGAAGTGGGTGACGAGGAAGAAATTCAGTTGATTCCCTACGGTTGCACAACGCTAAGGATTTCAGAATTTCCGGTTTACAAGAAATAATCTT
This genomic interval carries:
- a CDS encoding glycoside hydrolase family 127 protein translates to MKKYIFLIFQIFGITSASVVVAQSYQVQPIPFNQVSIEDGFWSPRLKSHSLNTLQTCIHQTRDSTERINNFKKAAGLLEGQHQGIYFDDSDVYKAMEGIAYSLINNPNPEYEKLLDDWISYIAKSQQADGYLNTFYTLNHPDERWTDMEKHEMYCGGHMIEAAIAHYQATGKKSFLDVAVKFADYLDDTFGPGKQHWVPGHEEIELALVKLYHTTENKKYLDLARWLLEERGHGHGKGGIWESEWGPAYCQDDVPVSEIADIKGHAVRAMYLFTGMADVASEMNIPEYVDALKRVWEDVTQRNMYVTGGIGSSRSNEGFTEDYDLPNKTAYCETCASIGMVFWNNRMNLLSKDAKYVDILERSLYNGVLSGVNLEGNLFFYVNPLESDGDHHRQRWFGCACCPSNISRFVPSIGSYIYLKNDNEVFVNLYIGNEANFKLANTNVHLTQKTNYPWDGEIAISIDPETSVPFNLKLRIPGWCKSFGASLNGKTIEVSSIEDGYLSIERKWAPGDKIALSLEMPVELIKADDRVAENKNKRAVQRGPLVYCVEQIDNATTNIDEITISRNNIFTITQGEGKLNNMKVLTTTDKANKLTFIPYFAWDNREPGKMEVWINYKNQSSLYTN
- a CDS encoding beta-L-arabinofuranosidase domain-containing protein, which translates into the protein MKKINIITILFLLACFSSFSKEKRNAHYITNQAPLIAQPYTALPIGAIQAEGFLLEMLKTQRDGLTGNLDSVYSIVCGDNNGWLGGTGDGWERGPYWLDGLVPLAYLLNDEALKTKAQKWIEWSINNQREDGYFGPKDLPGNYEKIPGTQQGMRNDWWPKMVMLKVLQQYYMATGDERVISLMTNYFKYQLKMLPENELGYVTFWANRRGGDNLAVVYWLYNITGDKFLLDLAEIIHKQTFDWTDVYSGNIIRKLNPLPDLHCVNVAQGLKEPIVYYQQHPEEKYLESVKKGLSSLNDVHGFVNGMYGGDEMLHGNDPTQGSELCSAVEMMFCFENILPVTGDVYYADYLEKIAYNVLPTQITDDFTGKQYFQQANQIEITDKERNFFNDKVARICFGTTTGYPCCLTNMHQGWPKFVQNTWYATVDNGLAALVYGPTKVTAKVANGETVTITESTDYPFKEKINFTIETQNNVKFPFHLRIPEWCKSATVLVNGAVQNAPSENGIIVLNREWKPGDKVELNLSMDFRFSRWHEQSLGIERGPLVYALRIEEDWREVKTDEFKDTFWEVLPQSPWNYAIWDKTVEDADFEINILEDIKSYPWNLENAPITVKTKARRMPIWKEEKGMAGKTPSPAWPYREVGDEEEIQLIPYGCTTLRISEFPVYKK